A stretch of the Phycisphaerales bacterium genome encodes the following:
- the holA gene encoding DNA polymerase III subunit delta, which yields MVSDMAKAASQSVPDASHRVVVLHGKESFLLGHHTQQLAQSLEKAHGGLDRFRFDGNSVALADLLDELRTFGLMSTHKLVMLDSADVFLARDESFRRALERYVSEPVESATFLMRAETWRASKIDKLIAKCGTVIKLTAPTEAVATQWCIKRCASAHEAELQNDAAALLVMRVGTDLARLDCELEKLATLATGQNGTIDKILVAEMVVISREEQVWEIQAAVATGRPDMAISKLRELLAVSRVPEQLVFWALGDLARKLHGASHMRRSGLPSGAAAKQLQIFGAGRQAILDAAGRISPWRAADLLGQIMQADRLAKTGQANPARTLETLVLQMTDTLRVPN from the coding sequence ATGGTCTCTGACATGGCCAAAGCTGCTTCTCAATCTGTTCCAGACGCCTCCCATCGTGTCGTGGTACTGCATGGAAAGGAGTCATTCCTTCTTGGCCATCACACCCAACAACTGGCTCAGTCTCTGGAAAAAGCTCATGGTGGACTGGACCGCTTTCGCTTTGATGGAAATTCGGTTGCTCTGGCGGACTTGCTTGACGAGCTACGCACATTTGGTCTGATGAGCACGCACAAGCTTGTCATGCTCGACAGTGCTGATGTCTTCCTCGCCCGCGACGAGAGCTTTCGCAGGGCACTAGAGCGCTATGTCAGCGAACCTGTTGAGAGTGCGACATTCCTGATGAGAGCCGAGACCTGGCGTGCAAGCAAGATCGATAAGCTCATTGCCAAATGTGGCACAGTCATCAAACTCACAGCCCCCACGGAAGCTGTTGCAACTCAGTGGTGCATCAAAAGATGCGCTTCCGCTCATGAAGCGGAACTTCAAAATGATGCCGCTGCTTTGCTTGTCATGCGTGTCGGCACGGATCTGGCACGGCTTGACTGCGAGTTAGAGAAGCTGGCGACCTTGGCCACCGGTCAAAATGGCACGATCGACAAGATACTGGTTGCAGAGATGGTGGTCATCAGCCGTGAGGAGCAGGTTTGGGAAATTCAGGCTGCTGTCGCGACCGGCCGTCCGGACATGGCGATCTCAAAACTCCGAGAGCTTCTCGCTGTCTCACGTGTTCCAGAGCAACTGGTTTTCTGGGCCCTGGGTGATCTGGCCCGAAAACTGCATGGGGCGTCCCATATGCGAAGAAGTGGTTTACCCAGTGGTGCGGCGGCCAAACAGTTACAGATTTTTGGTGCTGGTCGGCAGGCTATCCTCGATGCTGCGGGACGGATATCACCCTGGCGAGCAGCTGATTTGTTGGGCCAGATCATGCAAGCAGATCGACTTGCGAAGACTGGTCAGGCCAATCCTGCTCGAACTCTTGAAACTCTTGTGCTGCAAATGACCGATAC
- a CDS encoding ATP-binding protein has product MSETMIGIRPPFGGPSLIGNKKTQVEQASLGDQQEAWEQVNQQCWCSDLVPTCFRPDNGMVFYLHVIQGPQQGQRFDLPDDEPQLIGRSSEALTILDSSVSRRHAELTPDDGEWYLRDLNSSNGTFLNKQLLDCRIKLTGGDQIQCGDTVLLFASGQASAVDYGIALLDDDAHTVSIDEAVEATDEKVIIDPALEARLAQEHLQVLLEVTSLTAQASSKEELLRSIVDVIYEHFRPDRVILLLTQSVDLEVIEQVVFRQRSGQELSPGSPIPMSRTMVMHTLARQAGMLSTNAMDDKRFLSGDSIDNLAIRSAICVPISHNQDCFGVLSIDSSVADFSFTKPQLQLMNAIAQQTALTLLVQDLITTRKQTARLASMGQTVASVSHSIKNMLQGLRGAANAVELALKREDVSMALEAWPILNRNLDRIFSLTLNMLAFSKSRQMEFEWIQINDLVLEVTQLLASQASRKRVHVVTYCDPEMPPIGIDSTAIHQVLVNLISNAIEAAPAKTGQVEVSSQYDAALGQGVIVVSDNGPGVDPSIQEKIFTPFVSTKGQRGTGLGLAVTKQIVDEHGGSVSVTSEAGKGAKFKIQLPSESGHLSSADTSQPHH; this is encoded by the coding sequence ATGTCAGAGACCATGATAGGAATACGACCGCCTTTTGGAGGTCCATCCTTGATTGGAAATAAAAAAACTCAGGTCGAGCAGGCATCTCTAGGCGACCAGCAAGAAGCCTGGGAGCAGGTCAATCAACAATGCTGGTGTTCTGATCTTGTTCCAACTTGCTTTAGGCCTGACAATGGGATGGTGTTCTATTTACACGTCATTCAGGGTCCACAGCAAGGCCAGCGTTTTGATCTTCCAGATGATGAGCCACAGCTCATTGGTCGCTCCTCTGAGGCATTGACCATCCTCGACTCGAGCGTCAGTCGGCGCCATGCAGAATTAACGCCGGATGATGGCGAATGGTATTTGCGGGATCTGAATTCCTCCAATGGCACTTTTCTGAACAAGCAGCTTCTGGATTGCCGTATCAAGCTGACAGGCGGAGATCAGATTCAATGTGGTGACACGGTGCTCTTGTTTGCGTCTGGCCAGGCCAGCGCTGTGGATTATGGCATTGCCTTGTTGGATGACGATGCGCATACAGTTTCAATTGACGAGGCTGTGGAGGCGACTGATGAAAAGGTCATCATTGATCCCGCTTTAGAGGCTCGCCTCGCGCAGGAACATCTTCAGGTTCTTTTGGAAGTTACTTCCTTGACTGCTCAAGCAAGTTCGAAAGAAGAGCTTCTCAGGAGCATCGTCGATGTGATCTATGAACACTTTCGCCCAGATCGAGTCATTCTGCTCTTGACTCAGAGCGTTGATTTAGAGGTCATTGAGCAAGTTGTCTTTCGCCAGAGATCTGGCCAGGAGCTTTCACCAGGCAGTCCGATACCAATGAGTCGAACGATGGTCATGCATACGCTGGCGCGTCAAGCAGGCATGCTCTCGACCAACGCGATGGACGACAAGCGATTTTTAAGTGGAGACTCGATTGATAACTTGGCCATTCGATCAGCGATCTGTGTGCCAATCAGTCACAATCAAGATTGTTTTGGGGTCCTATCGATCGATTCCTCAGTGGCTGATTTTTCCTTTACGAAGCCTCAACTTCAGCTTATGAATGCGATCGCCCAACAAACAGCACTTACATTGCTGGTGCAAGATCTCATCACAACGCGCAAGCAGACGGCGCGATTGGCGTCGATGGGACAGACGGTTGCGTCAGTCAGCCACTCGATCAAAAACATGCTTCAAGGGTTGCGTGGGGCTGCAAACGCAGTTGAACTGGCCTTGAAGCGAGAAGATGTTTCGATGGCTCTTGAAGCATGGCCAATTCTGAACCGGAACCTGGATCGCATCTTTTCATTAACGCTGAATATGCTGGCGTTTTCAAAGTCACGACAGATGGAATTCGAGTGGATCCAAATCAATGATCTTGTGCTTGAAGTCACCCAGCTGCTTGCATCACAGGCCAGCCGTAAGCGCGTCCATGTGGTGACCTATTGTGATCCTGAAATGCCGCCAATCGGGATTGATTCAACGGCTATTCACCAGGTACTGGTGAATCTCATCAGCAATGCGATCGAGGCGGCGCCAGCCAAGACTGGGCAGGTAGAGGTCAGCAGTCAATATGACGCCGCCCTGGGCCAGGGCGTCATTGTGGTCTCAGATAATGGCCCTGGTGTGGACCCAAGCATTCAGGAGAAGATATTCACCCCCTTTGTATCAACCAAGGGCCAACGTGGGACAGGACTGGGATTGGCCGTGACGAAGCAAATTGTTGATGAGCATGGGGGCAGTGTCTCGGTCACCTCCGAAGCAGGGAAAGGGGCAAAGTTCAAAATACAGCTTCCTTCTGAGAGTGGGCACCTCTCATCTGCCGATACCAGCCAACCGCATCACTGA
- a CDS encoding ATP-dependent Clp protease proteolytic subunit, with protein sequence MRNHGIEYPAHSPDIDLAAQIPPVTGHDPLVYPSPGVVRPMASIQRTREMTLDEIMLENRVVFLIGEINHASAARVMMQMLYLEDQKRGREINFYINSPGGAVDDTLAIYDTMQFISSEIATFCIGRAYSGGAVLLCAGSHGQRHILPHAKVMIHQPYGGVTGQTTDVQIQAEQIIKAKDTLNEIVAEHTGQTVEKVSADAERDKYFSAEEAKDYGLVDEVFKPVEKVSNKENKSK encoded by the coding sequence ATGCGAAATCACGGTATTGAATATCCAGCTCACTCTCCCGACATCGATCTGGCAGCCCAGATTCCCCCAGTGACGGGACACGATCCTCTCGTGTATCCATCTCCGGGTGTTGTGCGGCCAATGGCGTCGATTCAGCGTACACGCGAGATGACGCTCGATGAGATCATGCTCGAGAATCGAGTGGTCTTTCTCATTGGCGAAATCAATCATGCTTCTGCTGCACGCGTCATGATGCAAATGCTGTATCTCGAGGACCAGAAGCGGGGTCGCGAAATCAACTTCTACATCAATAGCCCAGGTGGCGCCGTAGACGACACTCTTGCGATCTATGACACGATGCAGTTCATCAGCTCCGAGATCGCAACATTTTGTATTGGACGAGCTTATTCAGGTGGCGCTGTGTTGCTTTGCGCAGGAAGCCATGGACAACGCCATATTCTGCCTCATGCCAAAGTGATGATTCACCAGCCATATGGCGGGGTGACGGGGCAAACGACTGATGTTCAGATTCAGGCGGAACAAATCATCAAAGCAAAAGACACACTCAACGAGATTGTTGCTGAGCATACTGGGCAGACCGTTGAAAAAGTTTCTGCGGATGCTGAACGTGATAAGTACTTCTCCGCCGAGGAAGCAAAGGATTACGGGCTTGTCGATGAAGTATTCAAGCCTGTTGAGAAGGTAAGTAACAAAGAAAACAAGTCAAAATAG
- a CDS encoding ATP-dependent Clp protease proteolytic subunit, with protein sequence MSTLVPIVIEKTGRGERTYDIYSRLLNDRIIFLGGPINDVVANLIVAQLLFLANDDPTADIDLYINSPGGSVTAGLGVIDTMEYVPCDVSTYIIGQAASMGSLIACSGTEGKRYTLPHSKNLMHQPLLGGVLEGQATDLEIEAREMLRLRKILFEIYANRTGKSTETIHADCERNKWLNSEEMLEYGLADSLLSHLKSSKKGEA encoded by the coding sequence ATGTCCACACTTGTACCAATCGTTATTGAGAAAACTGGTCGCGGCGAACGCACCTATGACATCTATTCACGACTACTCAATGATCGCATCATTTTTCTTGGTGGTCCTATCAACGATGTGGTTGCCAATCTGATTGTGGCCCAACTCCTTTTCCTGGCCAATGATGACCCCACCGCAGATATTGATCTCTATATCAATTCGCCAGGAGGATCGGTCACTGCAGGCTTGGGTGTGATTGACACCATGGAGTATGTGCCTTGTGACGTCAGCACCTACATCATCGGCCAGGCGGCTTCGATGGGGTCTTTGATTGCTTGCTCTGGCACAGAGGGGAAACGATACACCCTACCCCACTCGAAGAATCTGATGCACCAGCCGTTGCTCGGTGGCGTGCTTGAGGGGCAAGCGACTGATCTGGAGATCGAAGCTCGTGAAATGCTTCGCCTACGAAAGATTCTTTTCGAGATCTATGCCAATCGAACTGGAAAGTCGACCGAGACAATTCATGCCGATTGCGAGCGGAATAAGTGGCTCAATTCCGAGGAAATGCTTGAGTATGGACTGGCGGATTCGCTGTTGTCTCATCTCAAGTCATCCAAGAAAGGTGAAGCTTGA
- a CDS encoding peptidoglycan recognition family protein: MLKDAPIHGGVPLTTLSAFADPSVSVDNADPIFELTTDLEQHQWTGIVIHHLGEPAATMQSIHRRHIQNGYQGLGYHFVIGNGNGLGNGDVHIGYRWTNQLPGAHVVGDTGTLHNQHSIAICLVGDGDRRPFTPDQMKNLVRLVQRLQHRLDIPSEAVFLHRELAGHVKSPGRFFAAAELQEGLLQ, encoded by the coding sequence ATGCTGAAGGATGCACCTATTCATGGTGGCGTCCCATTGACCACGCTCTCTGCCTTCGCAGATCCGAGCGTATCAGTCGATAATGCGGACCCTATTTTCGAGCTCACCACAGATCTTGAGCAGCATCAGTGGACTGGCATCGTGATCCACCATTTGGGTGAGCCCGCAGCCACAATGCAATCAATTCACCGTCGTCATATCCAAAATGGCTATCAAGGCCTTGGATATCACTTCGTCATCGGGAATGGAAACGGGCTTGGTAACGGTGATGTCCATATTGGATACCGTTGGACCAACCAGCTCCCGGGCGCTCATGTCGTTGGTGATACCGGTACCTTGCACAATCAGCATTCGATTGCCATCTGTTTGGTGGGAGATGGGGATCGACGTCCATTCACGCCTGACCAGATGAAAAACCTGGTTCGCCTCGTTCAGCGCCTTCAACACCGTCTGGATATTCCATCAGAAGCGGTGTTTTTGCACCGTGAATTGGCGGGTCATGTAAAGAGCCCAGGCCGTTTCTTCGCAGCGGCGGAGTTACAGGAAGGCCTCTTGCAATAA
- a CDS encoding serine/threonine-protein kinase, giving the protein MPVSRGQKVGKFNVLAKLGEGARSTIFAVQEPRTKQVWALKHTEKETEKDDRFFEQMEHEQQIGSKLDHISVRQVTKLIKHRTRMKISAMSLLMELVDGTTLDQKLPRGHSGAVKIFKQIADGLAHMHGRGFVHADIKPNNILITDDGGVKIIDLGQACAIGTVKKRIQGTPGYMAPEQAHRQAITPQTDIYNFGAMMYWVLIRECIPTAMPPKDANSSLFTGAVDASQIAKPVPPVQRNPRIHPLLSKQIMDCVELHPNDRPESMEFVANRLELIVDLLENPPKKPPPLVDDEDTVT; this is encoded by the coding sequence ATGCCCGTTTCCAGAGGCCAGAAAGTAGGCAAATTCAATGTTCTTGCCAAACTCGGCGAAGGCGCGCGTTCTACGATCTTTGCGGTTCAAGAGCCACGCACGAAGCAAGTGTGGGCTCTGAAACATACGGAGAAGGAGACGGAAAAGGACGATCGCTTCTTTGAGCAGATGGAGCATGAGCAACAGATCGGGTCCAAACTGGATCATATCTCTGTTCGCCAAGTCACCAAGCTGATCAAACATCGCACGCGGATGAAGATCTCTGCGATGTCATTGCTGATGGAATTGGTTGATGGCACCACACTCGATCAGAAACTTCCGCGTGGGCACAGCGGGGCTGTGAAGATCTTTAAGCAAATTGCCGATGGCCTTGCTCATATGCATGGGCGCGGTTTTGTTCATGCAGATATTAAACCAAACAATATTTTGATTACTGATGACGGTGGGGTGAAGATCATTGATCTTGGCCAAGCGTGTGCTATTGGAACTGTCAAAAAACGAATTCAAGGTACGCCGGGCTATATGGCGCCAGAGCAGGCGCACCGTCAAGCGATCACGCCGCAGACCGATATCTATAACTTTGGTGCCATGATGTACTGGGTTTTGATACGTGAATGTATCCCAACAGCAATGCCGCCTAAGGATGCTAACTCGAGCTTGTTCACTGGCGCTGTTGATGCAAGCCAGATCGCCAAACCAGTGCCTCCAGTACAACGCAACCCGCGCATTCATCCACTCCTTTCTAAGCAGATCATGGATTGCGTTGAGTTGCACCCAAATGACCGGCCTGAGTCGATGGAATTTGTGGCGAATCGTTTAGAGTTAATCGTTGATCTATTAGAAAACCCACCCAAGAAACCGCCGCCACTAGTGGATGACGAAGATACAGTGACATAG
- a CDS encoding serine/threonine-protein kinase yields MHEDQADQREANAVNVPQQIGDYKILRVLGVGGMSIVYAALQNQPRRMVALKVMKQGTTTNISLRRFRREIEILGRLHHPYIAQVFDAGMHDDGGGGVPYFVMEYVAGAQTVLEHVAANNLPVRDILKLFVKICAAVENGHYNKVVHRDLKPGNILIDRQQEPKIIDFGVARATEVDASSATMQTEAGRLVGTVQYMAPEQVDAEPQDIKPSCDVYALGVLLYKLLTTRFPHSFEGLPIYEAVRIIRMEDAPKPSSINPEVRGDLETIMMRCLEKEPARRYQSAGQLGRDVLRYLGHVPIKARPAGLWYRLGLLARRRKSTLVLAATMCCLVVLVAVATAVIVISLQPESEETKTPLSATAETTIDPKTEVIEPANTGGTTTEVTPTLAVAPAVETISLQNQDQPIEFLTFMTSPNLIDFAGSHFSLWNYKEQTETGWPITTASPTLIAASGPQAQRLAVASGHHKIMVIDTKTGEVESTIRSPNNKVQGLGISQDGTLVAYSLDDLTIRVWSKDRSQRKLLRSNSGELFHLCFNATNTMVGGLSEQQAVVWSMADEKVIFEMPAVQEPRATRFVGDLNLMVAVGGDGILIMWDVMAGKEVARLKLMPAHLDAVAINPMGTMLLCAAGNRATVWSLPDRKRAKLEVFSEAPVALAVDDITKTLALGFANGMIVVKPWPQGRGGQD; encoded by the coding sequence ATGCACGAAGATCAAGCCGATCAAAGAGAAGCCAACGCGGTGAACGTGCCCCAGCAGATCGGTGACTACAAGATTCTCCGAGTACTTGGCGTGGGCGGTATGTCCATTGTGTATGCGGCTCTTCAGAACCAGCCTCGACGGATGGTGGCGCTGAAAGTGATGAAGCAAGGTACGACCACAAATATCTCGCTCCGCCGTTTTCGGCGAGAGATCGAGATTCTTGGTCGTTTGCACCACCCCTACATTGCGCAGGTCTTTGACGCGGGAATGCATGATGACGGTGGTGGTGGCGTCCCCTACTTTGTGATGGAGTATGTTGCAGGTGCTCAGACAGTGCTTGAACATGTCGCCGCCAACAATCTTCCTGTGCGCGACATTCTGAAGCTCTTCGTCAAGATCTGTGCCGCAGTAGAGAATGGGCATTACAACAAAGTGGTCCATCGCGATCTTAAGCCCGGCAACATACTCATCGATCGACAGCAAGAGCCCAAGATTATTGACTTCGGTGTTGCCCGTGCGACTGAAGTAGATGCATCTTCTGCAACGATGCAGACAGAAGCAGGACGTCTCGTTGGTACGGTCCAGTACATGGCGCCTGAGCAGGTCGATGCTGAACCCCAAGACATCAAACCGAGTTGTGATGTCTATGCGTTGGGCGTTCTGTTGTACAAGCTGTTAACCACACGCTTCCCCCATTCATTTGAGGGCTTGCCAATTTACGAAGCAGTACGCATCATTCGAATGGAAGATGCGCCAAAGCCTTCATCTATCAATCCAGAGGTGCGAGGTGACCTCGAGACCATCATGATGCGCTGCTTAGAGAAAGAGCCGGCACGTCGATACCAAAGTGCAGGCCAGCTGGGCCGAGATGTCCTTCGCTACTTAGGTCATGTGCCAATCAAGGCGCGCCCCGCAGGACTTTGGTACCGGCTCGGTTTATTGGCGCGACGCCGAAAGAGCACACTTGTCTTGGCGGCCACCATGTGCTGTCTCGTCGTGCTGGTAGCGGTGGCGACCGCGGTCATTGTGATTTCACTACAACCGGAAAGTGAAGAGACCAAAACGCCATTGAGCGCGACGGCTGAAACAACGATTGATCCAAAGACTGAGGTCATTGAGCCAGCAAATACTGGAGGCACGACGACGGAGGTAACTCCAACGCTCGCTGTCGCGCCGGCGGTTGAAACAATTTCGCTGCAAAATCAGGATCAGCCAATTGAATTTCTCACTTTCATGACCTCGCCAAATCTCATCGACTTTGCTGGCAGCCATTTTAGTTTGTGGAATTACAAGGAGCAGACGGAGACTGGATGGCCAATCACAACGGCATCACCAACCTTAATCGCAGCAAGTGGTCCTCAGGCGCAGCGCCTCGCCGTCGCCAGTGGTCATCACAAGATCATGGTCATTGATACCAAGACTGGTGAAGTTGAATCGACGATTCGCAGTCCAAACAACAAAGTTCAAGGCCTGGGAATTTCGCAAGACGGCACGCTGGTGGCCTATAGCTTGGATGATCTGACGATTCGCGTTTGGTCGAAGGATCGCAGCCAACGCAAGCTATTGCGATCAAACTCAGGCGAGCTGTTTCATTTGTGTTTCAATGCCACGAACACCATGGTTGGCGGTCTTTCGGAGCAACAGGCAGTGGTATGGTCGATGGCGGATGAGAAGGTGATTTTTGAAATGCCCGCGGTGCAAGAACCACGCGCCACGCGGTTTGTTGGTGATCTCAATCTCATGGTGGCCGTTGGGGGCGATGGGATCTTGATCATGTGGGATGTCATGGCGGGTAAGGAGGTCGCACGACTGAAGCTGATGCCCGCACATCTTGACGCCGTGGCGATCAACCCAATGGGGACGATGCTTCTCTGCGCTGCCGGTAATCGTGCAACGGTCTGGTCACTACCCGATCGGAAGCGTGCCAAACTTGAGGTCTTCTCCGAGGCGCCGGTTGCATTAGCCGTGGATGACATTACGAAAACCCTGGCTCTTGGCTTTGCCAATGGAATGATTGTGGTCAAGCCATGGCCACAAGGCCGTGGTGGTCAGGACTGA
- the hslV gene encoding ATP-dependent protease subunit HslV yields the protein MQHFHATTILSVRDQNRVALGGDGQVTLGDTIAKGNAVKVRILSDLGAETAGVLVGFAGSAADAFSLMERFEEQLRNTPTNLTKAAISLARLWRQDRALRRLESLLIAADKSVTLMVSGQGDVIEPPDGIAAIGSGGSYALSAARALQQQTALSPKEICETSLQVAGEICVYTNTNITVLTLD from the coding sequence ATGCAGCATTTTCACGCCACCACCATTCTCTCTGTCCGTGATCAAAATCGCGTCGCGTTAGGCGGCGATGGCCAAGTCACGTTGGGCGACACGATTGCGAAGGGCAATGCCGTCAAAGTACGAATACTGAGCGATCTGGGCGCAGAGACGGCTGGCGTGTTGGTCGGTTTTGCAGGATCTGCAGCCGATGCATTTTCACTGATGGAGCGATTCGAAGAGCAACTGCGGAACACTCCAACCAACCTCACCAAAGCAGCGATTAGCTTGGCGCGGCTCTGGCGGCAGGATCGTGCCTTGCGTCGTCTGGAGTCGCTCTTGATCGCAGCGGATAAATCGGTGACCCTGATGGTTTCTGGGCAAGGTGATGTGATTGAACCACCTGATGGCATCGCAGCCATTGGTTCGGGTGGTTCTTACGCTCTTTCAGCGGCGCGAGCGCTGCAACAGCAGACGGCCTTGAGTCCAAAAGAGATCTGTGAAACATCACTGCAAGTTGCAGGCGAGATTTGTGTCTACACAAACACCAATATCACGGTGCTGACCCTGGACTAG
- a CDS encoding (2Fe-2S)-binding protein: MMDPEDHVCLCHRVSLHKLRGFLEREKPTVASKLSECLNAGTGCQWCVPYLESLFEQWQQGEIAQVSMTPEQYAQRRTAYREDKKQRALAEHAAKQAQADEGKPRS; encoded by the coding sequence ATGATGGATCCTGAAGATCATGTCTGCCTATGTCACCGTGTGAGCTTGCACAAACTACGCGGCTTCTTAGAGCGTGAGAAGCCGACTGTTGCATCAAAGCTCAGTGAATGCCTCAACGCCGGCACTGGATGTCAATGGTGTGTGCCCTATCTTGAATCATTGTTTGAGCAGTGGCAGCAGGGTGAAATTGCTCAAGTCAGCATGACACCTGAACAGTACGCACAACGGCGGACCGCTTACCGCGAAGACAAAAAACAAAGGGCGCTTGCAGAACATGCTGCAAAACAAGCCCAGGCAGATGAAGGCAAGCCCCGCTCCTGA
- a CDS encoding tetratricopeptide repeat protein, with product MRHKTLFTIGFISATTIFFAGCQARTSTDVLKRTSNMALWEGNYQDAAQGYQELTDRQPGNWLWQYRLGISELSLEKLTKARRSLEIANTLRPNDREIIEALAEAMFRQGDKDHLMTMLQEEAKATQSIDMYMLLGDYLMEMGDPDSASTAYSTAIVLDDGRNIGPYLKASSFAEQLGDREMAVRRLRQAYGIEPGNEEVCNRLTALGEIPGPSQSLPPGR from the coding sequence ATGCGCCACAAAACCTTATTCACCATTGGATTCATTTCTGCTACGACCATCTTTTTTGCTGGTTGTCAGGCACGCACCTCAACAGATGTACTGAAACGAACCAGTAACATGGCGCTCTGGGAAGGTAACTATCAAGATGCCGCTCAGGGCTATCAAGAGCTCACAGATCGGCAGCCAGGAAACTGGCTCTGGCAGTATCGCCTTGGTATCAGTGAGCTCTCTCTCGAAAAATTAACCAAGGCTCGGCGCAGCCTCGAAATTGCCAACACCCTCCGTCCAAATGATCGTGAGATCATTGAGGCGCTTGCTGAGGCAATGTTCCGTCAGGGTGATAAAGACCATCTCATGACCATGCTCCAAGAAGAGGCAAAGGCAACACAGTCGATCGACATGTACATGCTGCTTGGCGACTATCTCATGGAAATGGGTGATCCTGATTCGGCGAGTACCGCTTACTCAACAGCGATTGTGCTTGATGATGGTCGTAACATCGGGCCTTATCTCAAGGCATCTAGTTTTGCTGAACAGTTAGGTGACCGTGAAATGGCAGTCCGAAGACTTCGTCAGGCGTACGGCATCGAGCCGGGCAACGAAGAAGTATGTAATCGTTTGACGGCCCTGGGAGAAATTCCTGGCCCGAGCCAATCGTTGCCGCCAGGTCGCTAG
- a CDS encoding metalloregulator ArsR/SmtB family transcription factor, whose amino-acid sequence MQKTSESPDLLNWLTSLSDLARLRLVALLMQEELSVGELARSLQLPQSTVSRHLKLLLQGMWISKRSAGTASLYKARLENLAPGAQSLWKIAEQTLSGGATFKEDALRLKEVLAERPSDSRAFFGRLGGEWNQLRSELFGQQFTLQASIGLLPKSWIVADLGCGTGDAAETLAPFVQRVIAIDRERAMLDVAKKRLQPFENIDFVCGEITQLPLEKASVDAAMCFLVLHHTPDPAQVFLEIGRIVRPGGQAIVVDMAKHDREGYRQSMGHIHLGFEADEVKQWGQDAGFSEVTITPLRIQTTAKGPPLFVASMSRA is encoded by the coding sequence ATGCAAAAGACCAGTGAATCTCCCGATCTGTTAAATTGGTTGACATCACTGAGTGATCTTGCGCGACTTCGCTTGGTTGCGTTATTGATGCAAGAAGAACTGAGCGTTGGGGAATTAGCTCGATCGCTACAGTTACCGCAGTCAACAGTCAGCCGCCATCTGAAACTACTGCTTCAAGGTATGTGGATCTCGAAGCGAAGTGCGGGAACGGCCAGCCTCTATAAAGCACGCCTTGAGAATCTTGCCCCAGGCGCCCAATCACTCTGGAAGATTGCTGAGCAGACCTTGTCTGGCGGTGCCACTTTTAAAGAAGACGCCCTGCGACTGAAAGAAGTGCTCGCTGAGCGGCCAAGCGATTCGAGGGCATTCTTTGGAAGGCTTGGCGGTGAATGGAATCAGCTAAGAAGCGAATTATTCGGTCAGCAATTTACATTGCAGGCATCGATTGGCTTACTTCCTAAATCCTGGATCGTTGCTGATCTCGGTTGTGGCACCGGTGATGCTGCGGAGACCTTAGCGCCCTTTGTCCAGCGGGTCATTGCCATTGACCGTGAAAGAGCGATGTTAGATGTCGCTAAGAAAAGACTTCAGCCATTTGAAAACATTGATTTTGTTTGTGGTGAGATCACTCAGTTACCGTTGGAAAAGGCATCAGTTGATGCGGCCATGTGTTTCCTGGTGTTGCACCACACACCTGATCCAGCTCAAGTATTTTTGGAAATAGGCAGAATTGTCAGGCCCGGTGGCCAAGCCATTGTGGTTGACATGGCAAAGCATGACCGGGAAGGCTATCGCCAATCGATGGGACATATCCATCTTGGATTCGAAGCTGATGAAGTGAAGCAGTGGGGCCAAGATGCGGGCTTTTCAGAAGTGACAATCACACCACTACGCATCCAGACAACAGCCAAAGGTCCCCCGCTCTTTGTGGCATCCATGAGCCGGGCATAG